One window of Leptotrichia sp. oral taxon 498 genomic DNA carries:
- a CDS encoding tRNA1(Val) (adenine(37)-N6)-methyltransferase, which yields MKKNGEKTTTPIKDLKIIQRNDFQNFTLDSVLISDFVKINRKTKKILDIGTGCGIISILLAKRSKAKITGIEILETMAEIAKENVKNNGFYEQISIVNEDIKNYKKTFSEAQFDTIVTNPPYFEFKGDFSQINDLEQLACARHNMNLTIEEIIKISTYLLKNMGSFSIVFRSERLIEILELLKKYNLEPKRMKNCYTKWNENAKICMIEAIKDANSGLLIEMPIFVYDKNGKKSEYIENLYK from the coding sequence ATGAAAAAAAATGGAGAAAAAACGACAACACCGATTAAAGATTTGAAAATTATTCAAAGAAACGATTTTCAAAATTTCACTTTAGATTCTGTACTAATTTCTGATTTTGTGAAAATCAACAGAAAGACAAAAAAAATTCTTGATATTGGAACTGGCTGTGGAATTATTTCAATTCTTTTGGCAAAACGAAGTAAAGCAAAAATTACTGGAATTGAAATTTTGGAAACAATGGCTGAAATTGCGAAAGAAAATGTTAAAAATAACGGTTTTTATGAACAAATTTCGATTGTGAACGAAGATATTAAAAATTATAAAAAAACTTTTTCAGAAGCGCAGTTTGACACAATTGTCACAAATCCACCATATTTTGAATTTAAGGGAGATTTTTCTCAGATTAATGACTTGGAGCAATTGGCTTGTGCTAGACATAATATGAATTTGACGATTGAAGAAATTATAAAAATTTCTACATATTTATTAAAAAATATGGGAAGTTTTTCGATAGTTTTTCGGAGTGAGCGGCTAATTGAAATTTTGGAATTACTAAAAAAATATAATTTAGAGCCAAAGAGAATGAAAAACTGTTATACTAAATGGAATGAAAATGCTAAAATTTGCATGATTGAAGCGATTAAAGATGCAAATAGCGGACTTTTGATTGAAATGCCAATTTTTGTTTATGATAAAAATGGGAAAAAAAGTGAATATATTGAAAATCTGTATAAATAA
- the rpe gene encoding ribulose-phosphate 3-epimerase, with protein sequence MGKEIIVAPSLLAADFSNLKKEIQEVEKFGADFLHLDVMDGNFVPNISFGSPILEAIRPHTKLVFDVHLMVENPDRLIHLFKDCADIITIHAESTKHLNRTIQLVKSFGKKVGVALNPSTPLDFIKYDLDNIDMVLIMTVNPGFGGQRFIPEMLPKIKELRNLAPEIDIQVDGGINDKTGKLAVQAGANILVAGSYIFSGNYENKINSLKF encoded by the coding sequence ATGGGAAAAGAAATAATCGTTGCGCCTTCTCTACTAGCAGCAGATTTTAGCAATTTAAAAAAGGAAATTCAAGAAGTGGAAAAATTTGGAGCGGATTTTCTTCATCTTGATGTAATGGACGGAAATTTTGTGCCAAATATCAGTTTCGGCTCTCCAATTTTAGAAGCGATAAGACCACACACAAAACTTGTTTTTGATGTTCATTTGATGGTTGAAAATCCTGACCGTCTGATTCATCTATTCAAAGACTGTGCGGACATCATAACCATTCACGCAGAAAGCACGAAACATTTGAACAGAACCATTCAACTGGTAAAATCTTTTGGAAAAAAAGTTGGAGTTGCTCTTAATCCATCGACTCCGCTGGATTTTATAAAATATGATTTAGACAATATTGACATGGTTTTAATTATGACGGTAAATCCTGGTTTTGGCGGGCAAAGATTTATTCCTGAAATGCTTCCTAAAATAAAAGAGCTAAGAAATTTAGCACCAGAAATTGACATTCAAGTGGATGGCGGAATAAATGACAAAACTGGAAAACTGGCAGTCCAAGCTGGAGCAAATATATTAGTTGCAGGTTCTTACATATTTAGCGGAAATTATGAAAATAAAATTAACTCATTAAAATTTTAA
- a CDS encoding MarR family transcriptional regulator: MYNKIENLLDQFYKTYYKIEEINLNQVIKCLTTTEIHVIEAIGQDKITMNELAEKLGITMGTASIAINKLNEKQFIERIRSDEDRRKVFVKLSKKGEMALNYHGNFHSTILEKITENIPKEELKAFVTTFETILNNLEVIKKDIQPESILTFEEGDTVQVSSIKGSVAIRKYLNEKGVLIKSLIKIINIDKFLITMLVDGDEKILNVEDAENIMVRKNSL; the protein is encoded by the coding sequence ATGTATAATAAAATAGAAAATTTATTGGATCAATTTTATAAAACATACTATAAAATTGAAGAAATTAATTTAAATCAAGTTATAAAATGTCTCACGACTACTGAAATACATGTAATTGAAGCCATCGGACAAGATAAAATCACAATGAACGAACTGGCTGAAAAACTTGGAATTACAATGGGAACTGCATCAATTGCCATAAATAAACTAAACGAGAAGCAATTTATTGAGCGAATTCGTTCTGACGAAGACAGAAGAAAAGTTTTTGTAAAACTTTCTAAAAAAGGGGAAATGGCGTTAAATTATCACGGGAATTTTCATTCAACAATTTTAGAAAAAATTACAGAAAATATTCCAAAAGAAGAACTAAAAGCTTTTGTCACAACTTTTGAAACCATTTTAAACAATTTGGAAGTGATAAAAAAAGATATTCAGCCTGAATCAATTTTAACTTTTGAAGAAGGCGACACCGTTCAAGTTTCTTCCATCAAAGGAAGTGTTGCAATAAGAAAATATTTAAATGAAAAGGGAGTCTTGATAAAATCTCTTATAAAAATCATAAATATCGACAAATTTTTAATTACGATGTTAGTTGACGGAGATGAAAAAATTTTAAATGTGGAAGATGCAGAAAATATAATGGTTAGAAAAAACTCTCTGTAA
- a CDS encoding SIMPL domain-containing protein (The SIMPL domain is named for its presence in mouse protein SIMPL (signalling molecule that associates with mouse pelle-like kinase). Bacterial member BP26, from Brucella, was shown to assemble into a channel-like structure, while YggE from E. coli has been associated with resistance to oxidative stress.): MKKIMMSLIILSSFNLFSTSENLIRKISVTGNSEKEVMPDIAVINFLISEKDKDLNVATKKTKDVLENFKKELGARKIQTGEIETVSFYDTKKTEYEEDVKPKNLKNQKQKSEIKTPVSYTAEIEILVKNIDFNRLSGLIGVDGGKNFSKIEKNFSQNAYSVNLKETDKTVDTALNKLFVKVNDVKEKLQNLSETKNDVVFGGYKITENFTNDSKTPVDMYYVNHNLKLTVKNLKNLNTIISLAADNDIYINGSIQFDLSNKDEIERQMYKQAFNEAEKKAKSILKSSVLKLGKPIIVSEDLDFQQKMIDKIDSQWEVKAVTNTAELSAPVAESYLEDRVNYYSTSKRAVNTKVDYTPKPLKLEQNVSVMYEIK, from the coding sequence ATGAAAAAAATAATGATGTCTTTGATTATTTTAAGCAGCTTTAATTTGTTTTCAACAAGCGAAAATCTCATAAGAAAAATAAGCGTGACTGGAAATTCTGAAAAAGAAGTTATGCCAGATATTGCGGTTATAAATTTTTTGATTTCAGAAAAAGACAAAGATTTGAATGTGGCGACCAAAAAGACAAAAGATGTGCTGGAAAATTTTAAAAAAGAACTTGGCGCTAGAAAAATTCAAACGGGAGAAATTGAGACAGTTTCATTTTACGATACAAAAAAGACGGAGTATGAAGAAGATGTAAAGCCAAAAAATTTAAAGAATCAAAAACAAAAAAGTGAAATAAAAACGCCAGTTTCTTATACCGCTGAAATTGAGATTTTGGTAAAAAATATTGATTTTAATAGATTAAGTGGATTAATTGGCGTAGACGGGGGAAAAAATTTTAGTAAAATTGAAAAAAATTTTTCTCAAAATGCTTATTCTGTAAATTTAAAAGAAACTGATAAAACTGTGGATACAGCTTTGAATAAATTATTTGTCAAAGTAAACGATGTAAAAGAAAAATTGCAAAATTTGAGTGAAACTAAAAACGATGTCGTCTTTGGCGGATATAAAATTACTGAAAATTTTACAAATGACAGTAAAACACCTGTTGACATGTATTATGTAAATCATAATTTAAAATTGACAGTAAAAAATTTAAAAAATTTGAATACGATAATTTCCCTTGCGGCAGACAACGACATTTACATAAATGGTTCAATTCAGTTTGACTTGTCAAATAAAGATGAAATTGAGCGGCAGATGTATAAACAGGCATTTAATGAAGCCGAGAAGAAAGCTAAAAGCATTTTGAAGTCAAGTGTGCTAAAACTTGGAAAGCCAATTATAGTCAGCGAAGATTTGGATTTTCAGCAAAAAATGATAGATAAAATTGACAGTCAGTGGGAAGTGAAAGCAGTAACAAACACAGCAGAGCTTTCAGCGCCAGTAGCAGAGAGTTATCTTGAAGATCGTGTCAACTATTATAGTACATCAAAAAGGGCGGTAAATACAAAAGTTGATTACACTCCAAAACCACTAAAATTGGAGCAAAATGTGTCTGTGATGTATGAAATAAAATAA
- a CDS encoding PASTA domain-containing protein has translation MSTKKKLNPGKIIRFVIVMICLVTLGIFGRGVFDRHFFNTRMTVIPNVMNLNEKEAIKYLKEAGLKVKVIHSKTEKVPLNVVHNQDPRPGKKVKVNRVIKIWVNNGQNQVVPNIIGLELLEARSKLKGQNIQIETIDYYPSNQKYNTILGVYPKPGTKLEINQKISILVSSQQMIDPSVMPNIVGLDLNDARELAKQVGINIQNVSYTSDQTLPLNTIISTNPAAGARIQRGQNVSVVINTASRARRRQTTEEIINRSKNDINKNGIEKAIDDTINKIDNSNSGNNNSTNNPTNSGNGGNSEDNPSQGNNSDSQQSEDDSGE, from the coding sequence ATGTCAACAAAAAAAAAATTAAATCCCGGTAAAATAATAAGATTTGTTATTGTGATGATTTGTTTAGTGACACTAGGAATTTTTGGACGAGGTGTATTCGATAGACATTTTTTTAACACTCGCATGACCGTTATTCCAAATGTTATGAACTTAAATGAAAAAGAAGCGATAAAATATTTAAAGGAAGCTGGACTGAAAGTTAAAGTCATTCATTCAAAAACCGAAAAAGTACCACTAAATGTGGTTCACAATCAGGATCCACGACCTGGGAAAAAAGTTAAAGTAAATAGAGTTATAAAGATTTGGGTAAACAACGGTCAAAATCAAGTTGTCCCAAATATAATTGGACTCGAACTTTTAGAAGCTAGATCAAAGTTAAAAGGACAAAATATTCAAATTGAAACAATTGATTATTATCCTTCAAACCAAAAATATAACACAATTTTAGGAGTTTATCCAAAACCTGGAACAAAACTTGAAATCAATCAAAAAATTTCAATACTTGTATCTTCACAGCAGATGATAGATCCGTCTGTTATGCCAAATATAGTTGGACTTGATTTAAATGATGCAAGAGAACTTGCAAAACAAGTTGGGATAAATATTCAAAATGTATCTTACACAAGCGATCAGACTTTGCCGCTAAATACTATTATTTCTACAAATCCTGCAGCAGGAGCTAGAATTCAGCGGGGACAAAATGTATCAGTTGTCATAAATACAGCTTCTCGTGCCAGAAGACGTCAAACAACTGAAGAAATAATAAATAGATCAAAAAATGACATTAATAAAAACGGAATAGAAAAAGCAATTGATGACACAATTAATAAAATTGATAACAGTAATTCTGGAAATAATAACAGCACAAATAATCCGACAAATAGTGGAAATGGCGGAAACAGCGAAGATAATCCATCGCAAGGAAATAATTCAGATAGTCAGCAATCGGAAGATGACAGCGGAGAATAA
- the rsgA gene encoding ribosome small subunit-dependent GTPase A, whose translation MIKEKIKGKVIRKIKGFYYVIKEDAKNLSKENIFECKLRGSLKVKNSKLNCIIGDVVEFDEDEKVITKIFERKNYLHRPLLSNIDFIGILFAIENPKFDFINFQKMLLNSNYQNIPCILILSKIDLVSKDELNQFLEEFLKIFGNTVRVFPISIKGNFGIKELKDYIKRKSIVISGPSGAGKSSLINSLMGEELLATNDVSQKTKKGRHTTTESRFFMTDEHSYIIDTPGFSTLDFPRLKSKKELELLFPEFLEFLKNCKFRDCIHTNEPNCAIKENVQNHKIHKKRYDFYLYSLKNIKIK comes from the coding sequence ATCATAAAAGAAAAAATTAAAGGAAAAGTTATTAGAAAAATTAAAGGTTTTTATTATGTCATAAAAGAAGATGCCAAAAATTTGAGCAAAGAAAATATTTTTGAGTGCAAATTGAGAGGCAGCTTAAAAGTGAAAAACAGTAAACTAAACTGTATTATTGGAGATGTGGTCGAATTTGACGAAGATGAAAAAGTTATAACTAAAATTTTTGAGAGAAAAAATTATTTACACAGACCACTTCTCTCAAATATAGATTTCATTGGAATTCTATTTGCAATTGAAAATCCTAAGTTTGATTTTATTAATTTTCAAAAAATGCTATTAAATTCAAATTATCAAAATATTCCGTGTATTTTGATTTTATCAAAGATTGACCTTGTTTCTAAAGATGAATTAAACCAATTTTTAGAAGAGTTTCTAAAAATTTTTGGAAACACAGTCCGTGTTTTTCCAATTTCTATAAAAGGGAATTTTGGAATAAAAGAATTAAAAGATTATATAAAGAGGAAATCCATCGTAATTTCAGGACCGTCTGGCGCAGGAAAATCTTCACTTATTAACTCTTTAATGGGAGAAGAGCTACTTGCCACAAATGATGTCAGTCAAAAGACAAAAAAAGGACGACACACGACTACAGAGAGTAGATTTTTTATGACGGATGAGCATTCTTATATAATTGATACGCCAGGATTTTCTACGCTTGATTTTCCAAGATTGAAAAGCAAAAAGGAACTAGAGCTGCTTTTTCCAGAATTTTTGGAATTTTTGAAAAATTGTAAATTTCGTGACTGCATTCACACAAATGAACCTAATTGCGCAATTAAAGAAAATGTTCAAAATCATAAAATTCATAAGAAACGATATGACTTTTATCTTTATTCACTAAAAAATATAAAAATCAAATAA
- the rsmD gene encoding 16S rRNA (guanine(966)-N(2))-methyltransferase RsmD, giving the protein MRVVAGKLKNRKIYSREGRDTRPTLERIKEAIFSILGEQIENARFLDLYSGTGNIAIEALSRGAKRAVMIEKDKEALRIIIENINNLNLADNCRAYKNDVFRAIEILGRKNEKFDIIFLDPPYKENISVKTIKKIFECEILDENGIIISEHGVYEKIPEKIEKFVKYDERNYNKKIVSFYNFE; this is encoded by the coding sequence ATGAGAGTTGTTGCTGGAAAATTAAAAAACAGAAAAATTTACTCAAGAGAAGGAAGAGATACAAGACCAACTTTAGAGAGAATTAAAGAAGCGATATTTAGCATACTTGGCGAACAAATTGAAAATGCAAGATTTCTAGATTTATATTCGGGAACTGGAAATATTGCGATTGAAGCACTTAGCCGTGGAGCTAAAAGAGCTGTTATGATTGAAAAAGATAAAGAAGCACTGAGAATAATTATTGAAAACATAAATAATTTAAATTTGGCAGACAACTGCAGAGCTTACAAAAATGATGTTTTTCGTGCGATAGAAATACTTGGCAGAAAAAATGAAAAATTTGACATAATTTTTTTAGATCCGCCATATAAAGAAAATATTTCAGTAAAGACAATTAAAAAAATTTTTGAGTGCGAAATACTTGACGAAAATGGAATTATTATTTCAGAACATGGCGTATATGAAAAAATTCCGGAAAAAATAGAAAAATTTGTAAAATATGACGAGAGAAATTATAATAAAAAAATTGTCAGCTTTTATAATTTTGAATAA